In Deltaproteobacteria bacterium, one genomic interval encodes:
- a CDS encoding DUF2934 domain-containing protein: MSTNSSPDYDAVARRAYELYLSRGGSDGNDQNDWFQAEAELMGGNGSSKTASIAQATTASAAKTTTRKPTRLTADKPRSTKTSSMRKPS; the protein is encoded by the coding sequence ATGTCTACCAACTCAAGCCCAGATTATGATGCAGTTGCCCGCCGAGCTTATGAATTATATTTAAGCCGTGGTGGCAGCGATGGTAACGACCAGAATGATTGGTTTCAAGCTGAAGCCGAACTTATGGGTGGTAATGGCTCAAGCAAAACCGCCAGTATAGCACAAGCCACAACTGCTAGTGCGGCAAAAACAACAACACGAAAACCTACGCGGTTAACCGCAGATAAACCGCGTTCAACTAAAACCAGTAGTATGCGCAAACCGAGCTAA
- a CDS encoding DUF47 family protein: MSLFRSKQDYFIYNLARQAELNVIGLEGLVAYMQSPCTEHEEKVNIAEKDADEVRRMLVDELNRTFVTPFDREDIYELSRAVDDVLDYAHSTVHEMNMLAVKPNEHMCKMAQHLLDASREMLLAFQRLEKHPSVANDHAREAKRIENDMEKTYREAIAELFAGPAEAENIVNMMKTREIYRHLSNAADRADEAANVISNIVVKMT; the protein is encoded by the coding sequence GTGAGCTTATTTCGCTCAAAACAAGATTATTTTATTTATAACTTGGCCCGGCAAGCCGAACTTAACGTAATTGGTTTAGAGGGATTGGTTGCATATATGCAATCTCCTTGTACGGAACATGAAGAGAAAGTGAATATTGCAGAAAAAGATGCTGATGAAGTTCGCCGTATGCTAGTTGATGAACTAAATCGTACTTTTGTTACCCCGTTTGACCGTGAAGATATTTACGAATTGTCTCGCGCAGTTGATGACGTGCTCGATTATGCTCACTCAACAGTACATGAAATGAACATGCTTGCGGTAAAACCAAATGAGCATATGTGCAAAATGGCACAGCATTTACTAGATGCTTCACGAGAAATGTTACTGGCTTTTCAGCGTCTAGAGAAACATCCAAGTGTAGCTAACGATCATGCTCGTGAAGCTAAACGTATCGAAAATGATATGGAAAAAACTTATCGTGAAGCTATTGCTGAATTATTTGCAGGACCTGCAGAAGCTGAAAACATTGTAAATATGATGAAAACTCGCGAAATTTATCGACATTTATCTAATGCTGCCGATCGTGCTGATGAAGCTGCTAATGTCATTAGCAATATTGTCGTAAAAATGACTTAA